One Triticum dicoccoides isolate Atlit2015 ecotype Zavitan chromosome 5B, WEW_v2.0, whole genome shotgun sequence genomic window carries:
- the LOC119310756 gene encoding putative wall-associated receptor kinase-like 16 — protein sequence MTKLGFLLSGYIFLSLLGIWVVATAVVPAGHRPGCPAKCGDVDIPFPFGIREQCALHNGFKLNCTTVEGVKKPLWWDVEVAKISLANGTATMNTKAISRQCYFPANRTMRYRNAWLNLTETPFWISEVDNTVVVIGCNTLAYMMSSSYVIGCVSTCEGAPLEDGTCSGAGCCQADVPKGIQYYNGYFNENYNTTKTSQGITCSYITVMEKAAFRFKTSYVKSTMFYDTHKGKVPIVLNWQIAELACEDAKKNTSSYACVSSHSVCVDSTTHKPGYRCNCSEGYEGNPYIADGCRDIDECRRLVNPCGDGICENTPGNYSCSCYLGNYMTNGVCVPIQKKPSRFQAMPVVGASVGLVVLVIVVACACLIQERRKLRNMKLAYFRQHGGTILFEEMKSQQCNAFKIFSEEELQQATNRFSEKQVIGRGGHGTVYKGLLKSNVEVAVKRCMTIDEQHKKEFGKEMLILAQINHRNVVKLLGCCLEVEVPMLVYEFVPNGTLFDLIHGNHGWRISLATRLGIAHDSAEALSYLHSGASTPILHGDVKSSNILLDDNHKAKVSDFGASILAPTDESQFVTLVQGTCGYLDPEYMQTCQLTDKSDVYSFGVVLLELLTCKKPFNLDALGQEKSLSIMFMSAMKENRLEVILDDGIKGEDSMEILEEIVELAKHCLEMSGENRPSMKEVAEKLDRLRKVMHHPWVQQNPEEMESLLGEPSAMAHSTIVSDQYFSIEKKAVTNLQSGR from the exons ATGACGAAGCTGGGGTTTCTTCTTTCTGGCTATATTTTCCTCAGCCTTTTAGGGATTTGGGTGGTGGCCACGGCCGTTGTACCGGCAGGCCATCGTCCCGGCTGCCCGGCGAAGTGCGGTGACGTCGACATCCCGTTCCCGTTCGGTATCCGCGAGCAGTGCGCGTTGCACAACGGCTTTAAGCTGAACTGCACGACCGTGGAAGGTGTCAAGAAGCCTCTCTGGTGGGATGTCGAGGTGGCTAAGATCTCCTTGGCTAATGGCACGGCCACGATGAATACCAAGGCGATTTCGCGGCAGTGCTATTTCCCAGCCAATCGCACTATGAGGTACCGAAATGCATGGTTGAACCTCACCGAGACACCTTTCTGGATATCGGAGGTGGATAATACAGTTGTCGTCATCGGGTGCAATACTCTCGCTTATATGATGAGCTCTTCT TATGTAATAGGTTGCGTCTCCACCTGCGAGGGCGCACCCCTGGAGGATGGTACATGTTCTGGCGCCGGTTGCTGCCAAGCCGATGTCCCGAAAGGCATACAGTATTATAATGGCTATTTCAACGAAAACTACAACACCACAAAGACTTCACAAGGCATCACCTGCAGCTACATAACAGTGATGGAAAAGGCAGCTTTCAGATTCAAAACTAGCTATGTCAAATCCACAATGTTTTACGATACACACAAGGGCAAAGTTCCCATTGTCTTGAACTGGCAAATAGCAGAATTAGCTTGTGAGGACGCTAAGAAGAACACGAGTTCCTACGCATGTGTCAGCAGCCACAGTGTGTGTGTCGATTCCACCACCCACAAGCCAGGTTATCGCTGCAATTGCTCTGAGGGGTACGAAGGCAATCCTTACATCGCGGATGGATGCCGGG ATATCGACGAGTGCCGGCGTCTTGTCAATCCTTGCGGCGACGGTATATGCGAGAACACGCCGGGAAACTACAGCTGCTCATGCTACCTAGGGAATTATATGACGAATGGCGTTTGTGTGCCAATTCAAAAAAAGCCTTCCCGTTTTCAGGCAATGCCTGTTGTAG GTGCAAGTGTGGGACTTGTTGTCCTTGTGATTGTTGTAGCCTGTGCATGCTTGATCCAAGAGAGAAGAAAGCTACGGAATATGAAACTGGCCTACTTTCGGCAGCATGGTGGCACGATATTATTTGAAGAGATGAAGTCACAGCAATGCAATGCATTCAAAATCTTCTCAGAAGAAGAATTGCAGCAAGCCACAAACAGGTTCAGTGAAAAACAAGTCATTGGTCGGGGAGGCCATGGAACTGTCTACAAGGGGCTTCTCAAGAGTAATGTTGAAGTAGCAGTCAAGAGATGCATGACGATTGACGAGCAACACAAGAAAGAGTTCGGGAAAGAAATGCTGATACTGGCCCAGATCAACCATAGAAATGTGGTGAAGCTCCTCGGATGTTGCCTGGAGGTGGAAGTCCCCATGCTGGTGTACGAGTTCGTCCCAAATGGCACGCTCTTTGACCTCATCCACGGCAACCATGGCTGGCGCATATCCTTGGCCACTCGCTTGGGCATCGCTCATGACTCTGCCGAGGCACTCTCCTACCTGCATTCGGGGGCTTCGACTCCGATCCTCCATGGTGATGTTAAATCTTCCAACATCCTTCTCGACGATAACCACAAAGCTAAAGTCTCCGACTTTGGCGCCTCCATCCTTGCACCAACCGACGAGTCACAGTTTGTCACACTGGTGCAAGGAACTTGTGGGTACCTCGACCCGGAATACATGCAAACATGTCAGTTGACAGACAAGAGTGACGTGTACAGCTTTGGTGTTGTTCTTCTGGAGCTGCTCACATGCAAGAAGCCATTTAATCTCGATGCCCTTGGGCAGGAGAAGAGCCTATCGATCATGTTTATGTCTGCGATGAAAGAGAATAGGCTTGAGGTTATCTTGGATGATGGGATCAAGGGCGAGGACAGCATGGAGATTCTTGAAGAGATCGTGGAGCTGGCAAAGCATTGTTTGGAGATGTCCGGTGAGAACAGACCCTCAATGAAGGAAGTCGCAGAGAAGCTCGATAGGCTGAGgaaggtgatgcatcatccatgggTGCAACAGAACCCTGAAGAGATGGAAAGCTTACTTGGGGAACCCTCGGCAATGGCCCACTCGACGATTGTCAGTGATCAGTATTTCAGCATCGAGAAGAAAGCTGTGACAAATCTGCAATCAGGGCGTTGA
- the LOC119310757 gene encoding putative BPI/LBP family protein At1g04970 isoform X2, producing the protein MATRLLLLLIATLLFSTPSPAAASPHISAVISQSGLDFAKDLLVPRAADTLAQLSVPDIERSVSIPIIGAVRTVASRIVLGGVAVANSTVAAGDTGVVVAASLSSVNLTMEWSYSYSSWFVEISDSGNASIQVEGMDVGVSMGLKNENGSLKLFVMECGCYMKDLDITLNGGSSWFYQGFIDAFSNHIRSSVENAITNKIVEGASKLDLFLGGLPKEIYVDRVAAMNVTFINDPRFSSSSVEFDIDGLFIPSDKAAPQSDMHFGDTKLAQPLGSSSNMLWISLDEDVFNSVSALYFKAGLLQYMVDKVSDQFLLNTASWRFLIPRLYRKYPNKDMLLNISAISPPSVRINVGRIDTTVDLDVIVNVLGSDDIVPVACISLSVAVSGHASVSGNNLVGKIELNYFSFDLKWSDIGKLHTGIVQFSLK; encoded by the exons ATGGCCacccgtctcctcctcctcctcatcgccacCCTCCTATTCTCCaccccctcccccgccgccgcctcgccgcacaTCTCCGCCGTCATCTCCCAGTCCGGCCTCGACTTCGCCAAGGACCTGCTCGTGCCCCGAGCCGCCGACACCCTCGCGCAGCTGAGCGTCCCCGACATCGAGCGGTCCGTGAGCATCCCCATCATCGGCGCCGTCCGCACGGTCGCCTCCCGCATCGTGCTCGGCGGCGTGGCAGTCGCCAACTCCACCGTCGCCGCCGGGGACACGGGGGTCGTGGTGGCCGCGTCCCTGTCCAGCGTCAACCTCACCATGGAGTGGAGCTACTCGTACAGCTCCTGGTTCGTCGAGATCTCTGACAGTGGGAATGCTTCGATTCAG GTTGAAGGAATGGACGTTGGGGTTTCCATGGGTCTGAAGAATGAAAATGGATCGCTCAAACTATTTGTTATGGAATGTGGCTGTTATATGAAAGACTTGGACATAACACTGAATGGAGGATCCTCTTGGTTTTATCAAGG ATTCATAGACGCTTTTAGCAATCATATCAGATCATCTGTGGAAAATGCGATTACGAACAAAATAGTGGAGGGTGCATCGAAGCTCGACCTTTTCCTAGGAGGTCTTCCAAAGGAAATTTATGTTGATAGAGTTGCTGCTATGAATGTGACATTTATTAATGACCCACGCTTCAGTAGTTCTTCTGTTGagtttgatatagatggactatttattCCATCTGATAAAGCTGCTCCTCAGAGTGACATGCATTTTGGTGATACCAAACTTGCAcaacctcttggcagctcttcaAACATGCTGTGGATTTCATTGGACGAAGATGTTTTCAACTCTGTTTCAGCTCTCTACTTCAAG GCTGGTTTACTACAATATATGGTAGACAAGGTTTCCGATCAGTTTCTTTTGAACACTGCTAGCTGGAGGTTTTTGATTCCAAGGTTGTACCGTAAATATCCAAACAAGGATATGCTGCTGAACATTTCTGCTATATCACCTCCCTCTGTGAGGATTAATGTGGGTAGAATTGATACCACAGTGGACTTAGATGTCATAGTAAATGTATTGGGTTCTGATGATATAGTTCCAGTTGCATGCATATCACTG TCAGTTGCTGTCTCTGGACATGCAAGTGTTTCTGGGAATAATCTTGTTGGAAAGATTGAGTTAAATTATTTCTCGTTCGACTTGAAGTGGAGCGACATTGGCAAACTTCATACTGGTATAGTGCAG TTTTCGTTGAAATAG
- the LOC119310757 gene encoding putative BPI/LBP family protein At1g04970 isoform X1, which produces MATRLLLLLIATLLFSTPSPAAASPHISAVISQSGLDFAKDLLVPRAADTLAQLSVPDIERSVSIPIIGAVRTVASRIVLGGVAVANSTVAAGDTGVVVAASLSSVNLTMEWSYSYSSWFVEISDSGNASIQVEGMDVGVSMGLKNENGSLKLFVMECGCYMKDLDITLNGGSSWFYQGFIDAFSNHIRSSVENAITNKIVEGASKLDLFLGGLPKEIYVDRVAAMNVTFINDPRFSSSSVEFDIDGLFIPSDKAAPQSDMHFGDTKLAQPLGSSSNMLWISLDEDVFNSVSALYFKAGLLQYMVDKVSDQFLLNTASWRFLIPRLYRKYPNKDMLLNISAISPPSVRINVGRIDTTVDLDVIVNVLGSDDIVPVACISLSVAVSGHASVSGNNLVGKIELNYFSFDLKWSDIGKLHTGIVQSLIRIVLKNLFVPYVNSYLGQGFPLPIIKGFVIRDAYILTSYSSIIVSSDVSFIEPMNRSGIKQVVGSVNKDPAVTMKQLV; this is translated from the exons ATGGCCacccgtctcctcctcctcctcatcgccacCCTCCTATTCTCCaccccctcccccgccgccgcctcgccgcacaTCTCCGCCGTCATCTCCCAGTCCGGCCTCGACTTCGCCAAGGACCTGCTCGTGCCCCGAGCCGCCGACACCCTCGCGCAGCTGAGCGTCCCCGACATCGAGCGGTCCGTGAGCATCCCCATCATCGGCGCCGTCCGCACGGTCGCCTCCCGCATCGTGCTCGGCGGCGTGGCAGTCGCCAACTCCACCGTCGCCGCCGGGGACACGGGGGTCGTGGTGGCCGCGTCCCTGTCCAGCGTCAACCTCACCATGGAGTGGAGCTACTCGTACAGCTCCTGGTTCGTCGAGATCTCTGACAGTGGGAATGCTTCGATTCAG GTTGAAGGAATGGACGTTGGGGTTTCCATGGGTCTGAAGAATGAAAATGGATCGCTCAAACTATTTGTTATGGAATGTGGCTGTTATATGAAAGACTTGGACATAACACTGAATGGAGGATCCTCTTGGTTTTATCAAGG ATTCATAGACGCTTTTAGCAATCATATCAGATCATCTGTGGAAAATGCGATTACGAACAAAATAGTGGAGGGTGCATCGAAGCTCGACCTTTTCCTAGGAGGTCTTCCAAAGGAAATTTATGTTGATAGAGTTGCTGCTATGAATGTGACATTTATTAATGACCCACGCTTCAGTAGTTCTTCTGTTGagtttgatatagatggactatttattCCATCTGATAAAGCTGCTCCTCAGAGTGACATGCATTTTGGTGATACCAAACTTGCAcaacctcttggcagctcttcaAACATGCTGTGGATTTCATTGGACGAAGATGTTTTCAACTCTGTTTCAGCTCTCTACTTCAAG GCTGGTTTACTACAATATATGGTAGACAAGGTTTCCGATCAGTTTCTTTTGAACACTGCTAGCTGGAGGTTTTTGATTCCAAGGTTGTACCGTAAATATCCAAACAAGGATATGCTGCTGAACATTTCTGCTATATCACCTCCCTCTGTGAGGATTAATGTGGGTAGAATTGATACCACAGTGGACTTAGATGTCATAGTAAATGTATTGGGTTCTGATGATATAGTTCCAGTTGCATGCATATCACTG TCAGTTGCTGTCTCTGGACATGCAAGTGTTTCTGGGAATAATCTTGTTGGAAAGATTGAGTTAAATTATTTCTCGTTCGACTTGAAGTGGAGCGACATTGGCAAACTTCATACTGGTATAGTGCAG AGTCTGATACGTATCGTCCTGAAAAATTTGTTCGTGCCCTACGTGAACTCGTATCTTGGACAAGGTTTCCCGTTGCCTATCATCAAGGGCTTCGTCATCAGAGATGCGTATATCCTCACTTCATACTCAAGCATAATCGTTAGCTCTGATGTTTCCTTCATCGAACCAATGAATAGATCTGGAATAAAGCAGGTCGTTGGATCAGTCAACAAAGATCCGGCAGTCACCATGAAACAATTAGTATAA